In the Alistipes provencensis genome, CACCACACAACCGGCCATACAGACCACTATGTATTTGAAGATATCTAAGTAAAATGAATAATCGAAACAAGCATATCGCATCCGCAGAAATACCAACGAGACGAGCGCGAAGAATAACAAACAGAAAAATTCGACCATGCCCACCTCCACAAAGGAGATGTGATCGGACAGTAATAACCGGACGCATACGAACAATATAGTGGCCCCCACCCCGATCACTGCCAGATGCACATACAATTTCGCCGAATAAAAAACAGTTCTTACCAGATTCATGACAGCAATACACAAGCCGCCCAAAAAGTACCAAGGCATCACACTCGCCAGATTCTCAATATCACCCGCCCCAAATTTTCCCCGCTGTAACAATATTCGAAGCACTGGTTGCATATAGACGATCGTAAAGATACTGACCACCAAAATGAAGAGTACAGCCATCCGAACGGCCCGTTCAAAAGCGTCCAATGCGACACGGATCCTGCGTAGATCTTTACTACTCAGCTCTTTCGCCAAATCGGGGAAAGAAACCGTTGCAAGCCCCATGCTTGCCGCCACGGAAAGAAAACCGCTGAAGCTATGAGCATAGCCTAGATACGACACTGCCCCCGGTGCCAGAATGCCTCCCCACTGATAGGCGATAAATCCGAACGCCGTGAACGGAAGCAGTGAAACGGTGATCAAGAGCATTCGCCCCGACAATTGCGAGATGCGCACATAATCGCGGCACACAGTACACAAGGTAGAATCGACTCTCTGACGGGCGGCGATGCGATAGATGATGAACTGCACGATCGTAGCGGCAGTCATGCCCAATGCTACTGAAAGTACTCCGATACGGGGGCCGATCATCAGTACCGAGACAATAATAGCCATATAGACCAACAGTGGAATCACTGAGATCAAGACAAAACGTTTGAAATAATTGTGGACACAGGCCCAAAAACCATTGACGAGCGAAAAACAAGTCGATGCCCAGAACAACAGACACAACCCAACCGCCAACGGATAAGTCTCTTCATTGAGCGCCCCGGGATAAATCCGATCAAGATTACAGTAAGTCAAGGTCCCTCCGACCAGCGAAAAAAGTAAACTAAAGAAGACCACACGTTTTCGGACAACCATAATGTAACCAGGTAGCCGTTTCGGCCCTATCTCTGCAAAGACCGGGATAAAAACCGAAGCAAAGATCACGGGAGCTACACCGGTTATGATCGTCGGAATCGAGTGCAAAGCAAAAAAGAGGTCGATCTGGGGTCCCGCACCAAAATACTTGGCATATAGCACTTGGCATAAAAAGCCCAAAATGCCGCTTAGAATGAAAAATAGGGTGATATAGAGAGACTTCTTCAACATGGTGCCTAAACCTCGGTTTTCCGGTTATCGTATGCTTCGAATACAGAATTTTTTGATTTGAACTCCGGCACGGTCCGCTTCATCAGGCGGATCATGTCCGGGATGTTCACGGAACGCGACAGCGTCTCGAGTTCCTCGGCGACCTCCTGAGCTTCGCCATAGTCGTATTCCCGAACCTTCGCAATTCGGATGCGGTCGTGGGGCGTCGGAAGCGTGTTCTCCTTGTTCGACAGCACCTCCTCGTAGAGTTTCTCACCCGGCCGCAGGCCCGTATATTCGATTTTGATATCCCGTTCGGGCTCGAAGCCCGCCAACTCGATCATCCGCCGGGCCAGGTGGGCAATCTTCACCGAAACGCCCATGTCGAAGACGAAAATCTCGTTGCCCCCGGACATCGTGGCCGCCTCCATCACCAGCCGGCAGGCCTCCGGGATCGTCATAAAGAAACGCGTGATATCCGGGTGTGTAACCGTCACCGGACCGCCCTTGGCAATCTGCTCCCGGAAACGCGGAATCACCGAACCGTTCGACCCCAACACATTCCCGAAACGCGTCGTCACGAATTTTGTCTTGCCTTTCGTTACGCCCTGCTCGATCGACAGCCCCAACGACTGCACATAAATCTCCGCAAGGCGTTTCGTGCAACCCATCACATTCGTCGGGTTCACTGCCTTGTCCGTCGAGATCATCACCATCTTCTCCACATCGTACGCCAGACACTTGTCCGCCACGTTGCGCGTTCCGGCAACATTCACCAGCACGGCCTCGCAGGGATTTTCCTCCATCAGCGGAACGTGCTTGTACGCCGCGGCGTGAAATACCACCTGGGGACGGTAGGTCCGGAATGCAAAATCCAGACGCCGTTCGATGCGGATATCCCCGATAACCGGTTCGAAATGCAACTCCGGATAACGCTCCTCCAGTTCCAACCGCAGGTTGTGCATCGGGGTCTCCCCGTTGTCGAACAGGATCAGTTCCTTCACCCCGAACGTCGCCAACTGACGGCACAGCTCCGAGCCGATCGATCCGGCGGCACCCGTCACAAGCACCGTCTTACCCGCGAAGTTGGCCTCGATCTCCGACATCGAAATCTCGATCTCGGGGCGTCCCAGCAGGTCTTCGATCTTGATCTCGCGGATCGACTGCTTCATGATCTTGCCGTCGATGACCTCGTCGATCGGCGGCGATATCAGCACCTTGACGCCTTTTTCTGCGCAGTAATTGATCAGGCGCTCCTGCTCCTCCTGCGCATCGTCGTTCGTGGCGAACAGCACGGCATCGATATCGAAACGGTCGCGCAGGTACTCCATGCTTCCGGCATCCTCGAAATAGTAGACCGGACAGTCCGCGACCGTATGGTTCCGCAGGCGCTTACCGTATGTCAGGAACCCCGCCACGCGATAGTGGGGCGAGTTCTGCAGCCGCGGAACCAGCGACACCGACTTGTCGCCCGTGCCGTAAACCAGCACCCGGCTGCAGTTGTCGCGGCGCGTCTGCTTCAGCTTGATCAGGTCGTAGACAACGATCATGCAGAGGCGCAGGCCCAGCAGCAGGAACAGGGTGACCAGGGCATCCAGCAGGAAGCCCAGGGAGATTGCCGTAAACGGCGGATATGGTTTTTGGGGAAGGAGCAGGACATAGCCGAACAGCAGGATGTCCTTGAAGAGAACCGCGGCGCCGAGTTTCCAGATCTCACGCAGCGTTGAGTGGCGGATGATGCTCCGGAACGTGCGGAAAAGGACGAACGGAACGACACTCAGCACACACGAACCCGCCAGCAGCCACAGGCCGTACCAGAAGGTAAAGACCGGGTTCGGAAAAAGACCGCGTATCAGCAAATACGCAATAAAGGTGGAAAAGACCGAAACGCACGTGTCGATAACGAGAATCAACCACGACGAAAAATAGCGTGACGACAGGTACTTTTCAGCACCCAGCCGTGACAGCAGGCGGTAAAGCATTAGAGAGGTGAATTATAGCTCCGGAACGTTGGAGGGCAACTACCCGGAAACCGGTAAAAACCGCGCAACCCAAGGAAAATCCATGGCGGTCCTTACTGTTTGAAATTACGAAGGCGGTCGGAACACCCCGTTGCCTTCGTATTAAAATATCGGATTAATCGTATTTCAGATACCCCGGCGCGGCAGACGGCCGTCCGGGGAAAGCGGATTTTGTTTCAGGCGATCTTCTCCAGGAAACACCCCGGAATATAAGTCGTCGCCACGGCTACGACGCCTTCGATCGAGACGATCAGGCGCCGGTTGCCCTTGATGCGTTTGATATACCCTTCAGCCCCCTTGAAAGGCCCCTCCGTGACGCGCACCCGGTCGCCCGAACGCAGGTCCGAAGGCTCTTCGCCGAGGTATTCCAGCCCGGGATCGTCGGTCGAGGTGACCAGCATGAAAACGTTCATCTCGAGGTCGGAAATGACAGCCGGTTTCCGGGTGTCCCGGTCGAAATAGGTCATCAGGGGAGTCGTGTTCTTCAGCCGCTTGGTCAATTCGAGTACATATTGCTCGGGCCCGCGAACGAACATCAGCGACGAAACGGCCGGCTCGCGCCGCCGGATGGTCCGCCCGCCGACGGTCGTTTCCACGCAGCGCAGCGGAATATAGCTCTTCACCCCGTCCTGTGCGAGAAATCTTTCGACCTCGAACACCCGGTTGTAAAAAACTTTCAGTGCATACCAGTGTTCTTCGTCGCCGTGCTGATCGAACATAGTTGATAAAAGGGCATACTCCATAATCCCCCGCAGATAATAAATCCGTCATCCGACACGATTATTCTACGAGGCAATCGGGGGTTGGCCGCTGAAACTCCGGCTCTCGGTCACCTTTGCTTCTGAACCAGAAGCGATGCCGAACCCCTGTAAATGAATAGCCTCTGTGCAAGAGGCATTTTTACTACACAAAAGTATGGATTATTGCCCGAATAACCAAATATTTCCATTCAAATATTCTCCCCAAGAAACTATTCCGACCATATCGACAACAAAAAAGGCCGACCGGCAAAAAATGTCGGTCGGCCTTTTCATCCGTACTGCAGTCTATCGTTGCAGCGCCATGTGGGCAGCGGTGCAGGCACGCTGCGGCCACGGGGAGTTCGCCGGCCCCGTCAACCCCATGTCGAACGCGATCAGCTTGCAGGCCGCGCCGTCCTTCAGGTTGACATAGACCATCCCGTCATCGGCGATCACCGGCGAGGACCACATATTGGTCCCCAGCCGTTTCTTGAAGAGCAGCGTTCCGTCGGGTTTGACGACGTGGTACCAGCCCGCATTGTCGCCGCAGTGGATATTGCCGTAGCAGTCCACGGCGGGCGTACCGCCGAATCCGTCGGCGCAGAGATACTGCCATATCTGCCGCCCGGTCTGGCCGTCGAGGGCGGCAATCTGTCCGCCGACCTTGTTCACCGAGATATAGACCGTGCCGTCGGCGCCCAGCACCGGACCGCTGAAATCGATCTTTCCAGCCGGATCGGGCGTGAACACCCAACGTTGATTACCCGCCGCGTCGCAGGAAACAACGGCTCCTACACCACTTTTCTGTACCCCGGCGTATGAGTGCCTTGCCACATAGGTTGTAACAGTTGCTTTAATTTTCAACCGTTTGGCAATATCCCGCAAAGTCCGCATCTGAAAACTCAATGTCGTTTCCTTGTTGCCTTTCGACCGCATCCACCCCTCGAAAGCACTCAAAAATGCTTCGTCTATCTGACCGAACGTATAGGACAGCGGTTTATCTGCGTTAAAAGATTTCAGCACGTTGTAGGAGTTCAGATAGGCATAGGCATTGCCGACGGCTCCCTCCCGTTTGAGTTGTTCCACCGTCCGCAAATAGAAACTCTCGACCGTCTCGGACTGAATTTGCTCACGGGATTGCTCCTTTACGAGCGTTTCAGCCGTATAATCTTCATCGCGGGCGGCTTTCTCCAACAACTTGGTTTGATACTCGGATTTGACTTTCAGAATGATTTGCTGAATGTACTTGCGGTCGGGACACTTGGGTTTAGGTTCGTTACGGTCGAAATCCCAATTCGACGGATGTACCGACACGCCTAAACTCTTCATCGTCCGCTTGCGGTCTTTTGTGATGCGCAACATAAGCGGATGCTCCCCGTTGGCGAGGGTTTTGCTTTTGAAGCAAATAACTGAAATGGTGGCGTCCATAGCCTTTTGGCGGTTTACGCCACGGTTTACACACCCCGTGTAAACCAACGCAAAAACGGGATCAGAAGCCACGAATCAATCAACCGCCAACAAACGAAAAAGGCTCGATAATCATCAGATTACCAAACCTTTTCATCAGTCGGGGTGACTGGATTCGAACCAGCGACCACACGCCCCCCAGAGGAGTTATCTCAATATTTTAATTTTCATAATCAATTACAAATCATTATATTTGCATCAAATACAAACAGTTGAAAAATCCATCTTTTTATAGTTGTTTAGATTAGTTGTGTTCCAGCTGTGTTCCATTAAATTTTTGAACTTACTATGAGCTCGACTTTACATTTTCAACCTCGCTTCGACAACCCTGATAGCAAGGGGCGTTATGCCATTCGGCTATGTATCACCAAATGCAGGCGACGAAAATACATAGCTCTCAAGATTTTTGCAGACCCTGAATTCTGGGACAAAGATAATGAAACATTTATCATCCAAACCAAATTAAAAGATCCACAACAAAAAGCCGCAAATAAACAACGTATCTGTGACAATGCTCTGCTGGAGCGTTATAAAGTTCGCGCAAGGGAAATTATTGAGAAATTTGAACTTTCACACAAAGACTGGACATTGAATCAGTTTGAGGATGCATTTGTAAATACATCAAAACAGAACAAATTCAAACCTTATTTAGAGAATCATATCCGAACTCTTCAAGAAACCGGACATATCGGAAATGCCGCCTGTTATTCAGAGACACTCCGCATGCTACAACATTACGATCCCAAATTAGGACAACGTCTGTTCCCTGACATAGACCTAAAATACGTTAATGGCTTCGACATATATTTACAAAAACGAGGCAACAAAGGCAATACCCGGAAATATTATCTCAAAGCCTTACGAGCCATCCTGAATCGGGCAATTCAAGAAGGAGAAGCATCCAGCGATACCTATCCATTCGGAAAAGGTAAATTTGAGATTGCCAAGTTAGAAGAGGTTACAGCCAAACGGTACCTATCAAGCGACACGTTCGAAATGATCAAATCGACTCAGGCACACAATCCACAAGCGGAATACGCGCGACAGCTTTTTCTCTTTTCCTATTATTGCTTCGGAATGTCATTCATCGATATGGCCTACTTGACCTCAGATAATATCGTCAGCCAAAACGGAATTGACTATATCATTTACAAGCGGCACAAGATTCAACATCAAAAGAATGTTGTTCCAATTCATATTCAACTCAATGAATCAATTCAAGCACTCTTAAAAACACTTCGGGATGAATCACCGACAGTCGACGATTTTCTACTTCCGATTGTTACTTGTGCAGGTTATTCCGGAGAGAAACTTTACAACCACATCCGGGGACGTTATCGGAAATACAGTAAATATCTGAATCTGCTGGCAGAGGAATTTAATATACAAGAACTTCGCTTGACCAGTTATGTCAGCCGACATACCATGGCAATGACGATGCAGCGTAATAAAATTCAACGGGATGTGATTTCCCAGGTATTGGGACATGCTGACCTAAAAACAACGAACGTTTATCTCGATAGCTTTGATAACAGCGTCGTAGATGAAGCAGCAAGAGTCCTATAAATAACGACACCTAAATTTTGATTTTGGCCTTTAATATACTACTGCCATCTTAAAAAATTCGTTTCTAGTCTAAAATTTGCTATATTTACACAAAATTTTCGAGTATGGACGAAAGATTTGCCGCCCTAAAGAAATACAATTTCTGGGATGGAAATGTTCCGGCGACTGGATTTCCCCGGATACATTACACAAACAAAATTGCAGAATACATCGGCAATAAACTGGTTAAAGTATTGGTGGGCCAACGCCGATCAGGGAAAAGCTATCTCCTGCGACAGATAGCCCAACGCCAGATAAAGGCAGGAGCCGATCCAAGAAACGTATTCTATATCAACAAAGAATTCACGGATTTCGATTTCTTAACGGACTATAAAGAATTAGAAAAACTCCTGAAATTATATAGAGCCGAATTAAAGCCCAAAGGAAAAGTCTGGCTATTCATCGACGAAATTCAGAACATAGATGGCTGGGAACATTTCGTAAACTCACATTCCCAAGATTTCATTGACGATTACGAAATATTTGTCAGTGGTTCAAACTCAAAAATGCTTTCTGGAGAATTAGCAACGCTGCTATCTGGACGCTATATATCATTCGAAGTATTCCCGTTGAGTTTCAATGAATATATTGGCATCACACACAAAGAATTCTCCAAAGCAAACTACATAGATTACATGGAGGACGGAGCCCTGCCTGAACTCTTCATGTTGCCGAATGAAGAAACAAAGCGTAATTATGTATCAGCCATTAAAGATACCGTTCTCCTCCGAGATATAATTCAACGGCATAATATCAAAGATGCCAAACTGTTGGAGGATATCTTCGTCTATTTAGTAAACAATGCCTCCTGTTTGATTTCGATAACCGGCATTACCAACTATTTCAAGAGCAACGGTCGTAGAGTGTCTTACGATACCGTTTCAAACTACATCGGATATATCGAAGACGCTTTTATGATACATAAGGCCGAGCGATACGACATTCGGGGGAAGGATACGATTTCAGGAAATTGCAAATATTACATCAATGACCTTGCTTTTAAAAATTACCTCTATCCCGGATTCGGATACGGCATCGGCTACAAACTGGAAAACCTGGTCTATCTGGAACTTCGCCGGGCAGGTTTCAAGGTTTATGTGGGCACGGTCCAAAATAAAGAAGTAGATTTCGTAGCCTGGAAAGGCGATAGAACCATCTACTTGCAATGTACATATGCCATGACTGAAGAGGCGACCATCCGTCGAGAATATGCCCCACTAGAAGCGATTCAAGATAATTTTGAAAAAATCGTCGTATCACTCGACGATGTGGCTTTCCCATCGAACAACGGAATCCGACATCTCCAAGCCTGGCATCTTGAGGAACTATTCTAATACAGATCGCTAACGTATCATCTTACAAAACCAATCGAGGAGAAATGAATTTTTTCCTCGATTTTTTAGTCCTTATAATTTGGATAACCTACTTAATTATTTTTATATTTGCATAATAATCAACATTATACAACAATATAAATCATTCTACCACTCGCATCGTAAAATGGAAAATCATCAATTCTCAAATTTACGTTGAACATGCATACTCCGGAACCCAAATTATCATATAAGGATTTTATAGCGCGCTATTATCCAACAGAAAAAGACATGCTTGACTTCATTGTAAAAGCCAAATTTAAAGGAACATTTATGTGCCTTAAATGTGGCGCCATTCGTAATATATGTCGTCAAAAATACGATGCCAAAAAATTGTACTGTTTCAATAAAGATTGCCTATCGGAATTCTCGATACTTCAATCGACAATGTTCGCACATACGCATATAGATCTTCGTATTTGGTTCTACATTATTTACCTCCTCAAAATTGAGAATATAAATACTCCTGCTCTCAAATTACAAGACATGGTAGGTATCAAATCGTATAAGAGCATACTTCGAATCAAAAAGGTCATTCTAAAAGTTCTTGAAAAGCCGGAGAAAAAAAATGAAGATGATCTCGAGATAGTCAGAGAATTCACCGCAAATTTTCACTAATCTATTTTTTCTTTTATTCCCAAGCGCAAAGGGTATAATTCTTCCACAACCAAGCACAAAGTATATATTTTCTATTTTCCCAAGCGTAAAGTATATAATATTACACACATAGAGATAATAAGACCAACTTTAACGCTATTTTGAACAACAAAAGGCTCAAAAATTTTCGGAAGAGGCCGAATATGCGTGGATATAGTAAGTCATCAAAAAAACGACATAGTCAATGACAAATTTTAGCATCTCACCCGACTCGCCCATCGCAATGATGACGGTTGGACAATTAAAAGCAGCGATTACCGAATGCTTGCAGAACGCAGGCAAGATGTCAAATGCAGAACCGGTCCCAGAACTCATGGATACGGCCGAGGTCGCGACACTTACTGGCTACAGCAAGTCGACTATCTACCAACTGACCTCGACGCACCAGATTCCGTTCCACCGACCTGCACACGGCGGACGCAAAATTGTTTTCAAGCGTTCGGAAATCTTAGCCTGGATGCAGGCGGAAAAAATCCAGACTATCGATGAGTATTGTAATTCACAAAACCTGTAAGCCGATGGTCCCTGTTCAACCCCAATTAATGGCCCCTAATTCTTATTATCATGAGAATATACTTGATGATGTAAATAACAATAAAAATGGTACTCATTTTTTAGTACCGACAAAGAGATAGTCGGTACTAAAAAAAATGAGAGTAACTGAAGGTAGAATGAGACGAACCCCTTTTAACGAAACCCATTATGAGCAATAATAACCCTTCCTATAAGGTTTCCCTTTTCAGGAACTTCCGGGAAACTTATCCCGTAGCTACTATCGAGCTTGGCTCTTGGCTCTGCTCCGATGAGTTCCGCCTCCCCATTGAGGCCATCCGTAAAAGCCAAAACCCGGAGGAACGCCGGGCACTCAAAGCATCCCTGCCTTGCATTACGCCCAGCGGGATCTTTCAGCAACGGAATGCCAATCAGCTCATCCAGCATAGCGGGCTGTTGTGCATCGACATCGATGGAGCCGAGAACCCACATATCTCGGACTGGGAAGTCCTCAAACAGGAGGTAGCTTCCTTCCCTGGCCTTTATTACGCAGGTTTGTCAGCAAGCGGCCGCGGCATATTCCTTCTGATCAAAATTGCGAATCCGCAACGACACGATGTCTACTTCCGCGCTATTGCCGAAGACTTAAAGAAACAGGGGATAATCGTAGATATGCACTGTCGAGACTTAGCCCGTTTGCGAGGGGCTAGTTATGATCCTCACCCGGTGCTTATACCAGTTCCAGAGGCATACTGCAAGATGGTCTATCAACGTCCGAATATCCGGCTCCATGTGCCTATCTCTTGCTCTGGACGCAGCGATACGACCGCCCACCGTGTCGAGCGGCTGTTATCACTGATCGAACGAACGAATACGAACATCGCTGATGACTACGATACTTGGCTGCGAATCGGATGTTCTCTGGCTTCAGAGTACGGAGAGAGTGGCCGTAGGTACTTCCATACGGTCAGCCGCCAGTCCGCAAAATACCACCCCACTCAATGCGACCGGCAATACGACCACTGCATGCTCAACTGTTCAAAGTCATCTATCGGAACATTCTTTTTCATTTGCAAAAGTTTTAACCTAACTTTAAGTATTTAATTATGAGAAAATTAACACTAACAAAACCGAAAAGTTTCGTGATGTATGCCGACATGCTCGGTTGTTTTGAAGCACTCTCTCCTGAAGAGTGCAAAGACCTGATTATTGGTATTTTCAAGTACCACATAGATGGACAGTTCTCCAGTTCCAATCGGATCGTCCAGATTGCCTTTGAACAAATGCGACCACATTTCGATCGCAACGCCGCCAAATATCAGGCGACCTGCGAAAGAAAACGGGAATGGGCTGAAAAGCAGCATCTGAAGCACAAGACAAAAGCATCGAAGAACGAGCAAAATAGCAATTCAGCAAATAACGAATCACTAAACAACGAACCATGGTAAGAAGACATTATTCGTCTTTTGACGAACTACTGCAAGTAATGAAGGAAAGCAAATTACCGGTCCCCACTGCACTGCAAGAAATTCAGGAAATTAAGGTCCCTGATGCAACGAAGTGGCTAAAAGTATTCTGTGCAGAAATTTACAGGCGCATGGGAATTGCCCCTAAGTGGCAACCTGAATATGATCAGATTGCCAACTGGTTGGCAGACAACCAGCACAAAGGTCTTGTGCTCTGGGGTGATCCGGGACGGGGAAAAACAACCTTCGTAAGATTCATCCTACCGGCAATTTTTACATGGCAAGGTATTGCCTCCAAATGGGTTGGGGATGAAAGTGAGCTTGAAACTCCCGACGACCTTCAGTCTGAGATTGTAACTTTAAAGTCTAAACGGGCAATCTTCATCACTCATGTTGGCGAAGACCGAACCGGGAAAGAGCGTTCGCTGTCTCCATTCGACAAGCTCATCCGGGAAGCCGAGCGACGTGGGATACTGATCGTCATCTCTACGGATTGTACGATTAGCGAATTGGAGGAAAAATATGGAACGGTGACTATTCGGCGCCTGAAGAGCATCACCCATGGAATCAAGGTCTCGGAAGCAAACTTGACAAACAAGTATCCGTTACCGAAGGAAAAGCCTCAGCAGGAACAAGCGCAGCAAACTGACACATCAACAACTGCACCAGCCAATGAGTCAGTAGCTCCTGAGGGAGTAGAGCCTACGGCCGTCCATGAGGCCTCAAACAGTTCCACTGGTACCGTATCTCCGACACAATCGGACGTGGCTTAGGCGTATCAGCCAAAGTCTGTCAAACGGGCTGAAAACGCCTACCGCTTTTCAGCCCACCTGACTCCAGTCACTCCGGGAGGATGTATTGATTCATCCTCCCGGTTTTCTTTTTGGAACTCCGGATACCCCGCTGTCGAAATGATTCCAGCACATCCTTTCCCAAAATCTATTGCACGTCTGAGCGTATCGTCTGGCTAAAGATTTGGGAAACCGGATATTTATTTCGATATTTGCGTTACGATATCGTCGTAATCAATAAAGCGTAATAATATGAAGCCGAACAATCCATTTCTCATTTCAGGCTATTACAGTCCTGAATACTTCTGCAATCGTGTAAAGGAGACGCAGACAATCACTGACGCCCTTTATAACGGACGCAACATCACGTTGATCGCTCCACGGCGTATGGGTAAGACCGGGCTTATCAAGCATGTTTTCCATCGGCTCAAAGAGCAGCAGGCGGATATTGTAACGCTCTACATGGACATCTATTCGACACAGAACCTCGGCGATTTCGTGCGTCTTTTCGCCACTACCGTACTAGGCCAATTGGACTCCGCTCCGCAGAAAGCCCTGAGCCGCGTAGCGCAGTTCATCAAGAGCTGTCGTCCGGTCTTTATGTTCGACGAACTGACCGGACAACCGAAAGTAACCATCGAAATCGCTCCGGCCACGGAAGAGGCGACCCTGAAGGAGATCTTCGACTACCTGAAATCTTCCGACAGGCGTTGTTATATCGCCATCGACGAGTTTCAGCAGATCACCGAATATCCTGAAAAGGGGGTTGAAGCGTTGCTACGCTCCTATATTCAGTTTATACCAAATGTGAATTTCATCTTTGCCGGAAGCAAGCAACACGTCATGCAGGAGATGTTCCTGTCGGCAAAAAAGCCCTTCTACCAAAGTACGCAGACCTTCTCCATAGATCAGATCGAACGAAATGCCTATTATGATTTCGCCGCCGGCTTTTTCGCATTACAACACCGCGAACTCACGCGTTCGACCTTCGATACGATTTATGATCGTTTCGACGGGCATACATGGTATATCCAAAGCATTTTGAATCGCCTGTACGGTTATTCGGCTGTCATCGACAAGAAGCTGGCAGCTTATGCCGTCGCGGAAATCATCGAAGAATCTACTTATGTCTACGAGAATCTGCTCAAGGCCTACCCTGCCGGAAGCGTCCGCCTGCTTAAGGCCATTGCGTCGGAAGGATGCGTGAAGGAGATTCTTTCCGGCGATTTTATCGCCAGGCATAGGCTCAAGGCTGCCAGCAGCGTAAACAGCGCCATCAAGAAACTGGTAAGCAGCGAGATGGTCTATAAAACCGAGGCCGGTTATATTGTTTACGACCGCTTTATGGGCGAGTGGCTTCGCAACCGGGGATTCTGAGTCCGGTTTTTTTTCTTTAAGCAAAATCAGGTTAAGGGGTTGTTGCAGTTTGTCCAAAGATCGTTTTCGGGGGACAAACATAGAACCCCACTTCGGGCGAGACGATCTCCATGAATTCCCGGTGTGCAAGTATTTTGCGGTAGAATTCATTGGTCGGGGCCAGGTAGTAGCTGAACAGCGACCATCCGTCATGCTGTTCTGCCTCCTCCTGTGAATGGTGCAACGGCAATGCCCGCAGGTATTGCGGCTGCTCTCCGGTGCATTTTATTACGATACGACGCGGCGGAATATCCGGATAGGTCGTGATGCCGATGGAGGTTGCCAGATGCTCCTCGGCCGAGAAACCTTTGGGCATGCGAAATGTCTGCCCGGAAATCGCGAGTCGCTGAATCCGGTCCAGAGCATAGACCTTTATTTGCTGGTTCTCTTGGGTCGGACCATATACATACCATCGCCGTTCGTAGAGCTTCACAAAATAGGGTAGCAGTTGTATATGCTGGGACTCTTCCAAGTAAAACGGATGATATTCGATCTC is a window encoding:
- a CDS encoding lipid II flippase MurJ, translating into MLKKSLYITLFFILSGILGFLCQVLYAKYFGAGPQIDLFFALHSIPTIITGVAPVIFASVFIPVFAEIGPKRLPGYIMVVRKRVVFFSLLFSLVGGTLTYCNLDRIYPGALNEETYPLAVGLCLLFWASTCFSLVNGFWACVHNYFKRFVLISVIPLLVYMAIIVSVLMIGPRIGVLSVALGMTAATIVQFIIYRIAARQRVDSTLCTVCRDYVRISQLSGRMLLITVSLLPFTAFGFIAYQWGGILAPGAVSYLGYAHSFSGFLSVAASMGLATVSFPDLAKELSSKDLRRIRVALDAFERAVRMAVLFILVVSIFTIVYMQPVLRILLQRGKFGAGDIENLASVMPWYFLGGLCIAVMNLVRTVFYSAKLYVHLAVIGVGATILFVCVRLLLSDHISFVEVGMVEFFCLLFFALVSLVFLRMRYACFDYSFYLDIFKYIVVCMAGCVVAVVVDWLLLWGLGGIGRIIVCGTIYMATVDLLLVKVLRSEEIVWVNRTLCYRLRKLVFGCKIGNE
- a CDS encoding polysaccharide biosynthesis protein, translated to MLYRLLSRLGAEKYLSSRYFSSWLILVIDTCVSVFSTFIAYLLIRGLFPNPVFTFWYGLWLLAGSCVLSVVPFVLFRTFRSIIRHSTLREIWKLGAAVLFKDILLFGYVLLLPQKPYPPFTAISLGFLLDALVTLFLLLGLRLCMIVVYDLIKLKQTRRDNCSRVLVYGTGDKSVSLVPRLQNSPHYRVAGFLTYGKRLRNHTVADCPVYYFEDAGSMEYLRDRFDIDAVLFATNDDAQEEQERLINYCAEKGVKVLISPPIDEVIDGKIMKQSIREIKIEDLLGRPEIEISMSEIEANFAGKTVLVTGAAGSIGSELCRQLATFGVKELILFDNGETPMHNLRLELEERYPELHFEPVIGDIRIERRLDFAFRTYRPQVVFHAAAYKHVPLMEENPCEAVLVNVAGTRNVADKCLAYDVEKMVMISTDKAVNPTNVMGCTKRLAEIYVQSLGLSIEQGVTKGKTKFVTTRFGNVLGSNGSVIPRFREQIAKGGPVTVTHPDITRFFMTIPEACRLVMEAATMSGGNEIFVFDMGVSVKIAHLARRMIELAGFEPERDIKIEYTGLRPGEKLYEEVLSNKENTLPTPHDRIRIAKVREYDYGEAQEVAEELETLSRSVNIPDMIRLMKRTVPEFKSKNSVFEAYDNRKTEV
- a CDS encoding UpxY family transcription antiterminator; translation: MFDQHGDEEHWYALKVFYNRVFEVERFLAQDGVKSYIPLRCVETTVGGRTIRRREPAVSSLMFVRGPEQYVLELTKRLKNTTPLMTYFDRDTRKPAVISDLEMNVFMLVTSTDDPGLEYLGEEPSDLRSGDRVRVTEGPFKGAEGYIKRIKGNRRLIVSIEGVVAVATTYIPGCFLEKIA
- a CDS encoding phage integrase SAM-like domain-containing protein: MDATISVICFKSKTLANGEHPLMLRITKDRKRTMKSLGVSVHPSNWDFDRNEPKPKCPDRKYIQQIILKVKSEYQTKLLEKAARDEDYTAETLVKEQSREQIQSETVESFYLRTVEQLKREGAVGNAYAYLNSYNVLKSFNADKPLSYTFGQIDEAFLSAFEGWMRSKGNKETTLSFQMRTLRDIAKRLKIKATVTTYVARHSYAGVQKSGVGAVVSCDAAGNQRWVFTPDPAGKIDFSGPVLGADGTVYISVNKVGGQIAALDGQTGRQIWQYLCADGFGGTPAVDCYGNIHCGDNAGWYHVVKPDGTLLFKKRLGTNMWSSPVIADDGMVYVNLKDGAACKLIAFDMGLTGPANSPWPQRACTAAHMALQR